TGCGGCGGGTAGCAGGGGCCGACCTGCTGACCACACGCTACCTGTCCCTGCGCCTGCACCTTTGGGCCCTCGCGCAGGCAGACGAGGACTATGCGCAGATCAATGCTGCCGCCTTCGACCGCTATATCGACGGCCTGGCGGCATTGGTGTCCAACGCCCTGCCAGGGCTCTCCTGGGAGGAATGCCGCGCGCGGTCATCCGACATTGTGGTCATACAAAACGGCATGTGGTTGACGTCGCTTCTTGGCGTGGACAAGGAATCCATCCAGCGGAGCATCGCACGCACGGAGCAGATCGCCTTCGCACCGCCGGGCGATGCGAGCAGCCAGGACGCGCTTCAGGGGCAGTAAAGAACGTCCCGTCCCGGCGGCTTCCCCGTTCTCCGTAATCTTGGTTCTCCGTAATCTTGGTTCTCCGTAATCTTGAACGTTTGTTCAAGATAGGTATTGAACAGTCGTTCAACCTCCGCTACTGTCCTCCGTATGACTTACGCCACACCGTCCAACCACGAGACAGCATCCACCCTCTTCATCAACGGCGCGTGGGAACCGGCAGCGTCCGGCGCAGTGCGCCAAATCCACAACCCCGCCGACGGTGAACTGGCCGCCACAGCCTCCGAGGCCGGCCGGGAAGACACCGAACGGGCCATCGCTGCGGCCCGGGCGGCCTTCGACTCCGGAGTCTGGTCAAGTGTTCCGGCGCCCGAGCGCGGGTCCTTCCTGCTCAAGGTTGCCGAGGAACTCCGTGAGCGGCGGGAAAAGTTCGCCCGCGCCGAGTCACTGGACACCGGGAAGCGGATCGCCGAAAGCCGCATCGACATGGACGACGTCGCCGCCTGCTTCGAATACTTCGGCCGGCTCGCCGGGCAGCAGTCCGGCCGCGTGGTGGACGCCGGGGACCCGGCCGTCGCCAGCAGAATCGTCTACGAGCCCGTAGGCGTCTGCGGCCTCATCACTCCGTGGAACTACCCGCTGCTCCAGGCCGCGTGGAAGATTGCACCAGCCCTGGCCGCCGGCTGCACCTTTGTCCTCAAGCCCTCCGAGCTGACCCCGTCCACCGCCATCCTGGCCATGCAGCTGCTGCAGGACCTCGGCCTGCCGGACGGCGTCGCC
The Arthrobacter sp. PGP41 genome window above contains:
- a CDS encoding TetR/AcrR family transcriptional regulator, producing MGTTTVNNGEQTDRQSRILEAALDLLSRHGISGVSMRAVAREAGVALGLVNYYYDDKTSLIRAALRRVDEHDLLLVAQDPSSPPDEQLRKSLRRVAGADLLTTRYLSLRLHLWALAQADEDYAQINAAAFDRYIDGLAALVSNALPGLSWEECRARSSDIVVIQNGMWLTSLLGVDKESIQRSIARTEQIAFAPPGDASSQDALQGQ